In Passer domesticus isolate bPasDom1 chromosome 7, bPasDom1.hap1, whole genome shotgun sequence, one genomic interval encodes:
- the LOC135304318 gene encoding G-protein coupled receptor 83-like isoform X1, which translates to MRQHTWFPLQYMPKPFWRAENHNTTSFFSALYGFPNQSFFHSDLNLEDLGDFDSGAKYEGESQSRTVKALLIVSYSVIICISLFGNILVCHVVIKNKRMHSATNLFIVNLAVADVMITTLNTPFTLVRFVSSTWVFGKLMCHISRFVQYCSVHVSVLTLAAIALDRHQVIMHPLKPRMSMVKGGICIIIIWVMASCFSLPHAIYQTLTRFYIGNRTIRMVCLPSFPPPADLFWKYLDLTTFVLLYVLPLLVISITYAIVAKKLWLRNAIGDLTMEQYYAHQRKKKMTLKMLMVVVVVFAVCWFPLNCYVVLISCRAIHSSNALYFAFHWFAMSSTCYNPFIYCWLNESFRTELRSLLCACRRRSTAQGHALQPLSPLFRHAKAENCPCQRSSTRQKAQTPSQRNSARTDISSVQPIVAES; encoded by the exons atgAGACAGCACACCTGGTTCCCCTTGCAGTACATGCCCAAGCCCTTCTGGAGAGCAGAGAACCACAACACGACCAGCTTCTTCTCTGCACTGTACGGCTTCCCTAACCAGTCCTTCTTCCACAGTGACTTGAACCTGGAGGACCTGGGGGACTTTGACAGTGGAGCCAAGTATGAGGGCGAGTCGCAGAGCCGGACAGTGAAGGCGCTGCTGATTGTCTCCTACTCTGTGATCATCTGCATCTCTCTCTTCGGCAACATCCTGGTGTGCCACGTGGTCATCAAGAACAAGAGGATGCACTCTGCCACCAACCTCTTCATCGTAAATCTGGCTGTTGCTGATGTGATGATCACCACCCTGAACACGCCCTTCACACTG GTGAGGTTTGTGAGCAGCACCTGGGTTTTTGGGAAGCTGATGTGTCACATCAGCCGGTTTGTGCAGTACTGCTCTGTCCACGTGTCTGTGCTGACCCTTGCTGCCATCGCACTGGACCGGCACCAG GTGATCATGCACCCTCTCAAGCCACGCATGTCCATGGTGAAAGGAGGGAtttgcatcatcatcatctggGTTATGGCCAGCTGCTTCTCACTGCCCCACGCCATTTATCAGACTCTGACAAGGTTTTATATTGG AAACAGAACCATCCGAATGGTCTGCCTCCCCagcttccctcctcctgctgatCTTTTCTGGAAGTACTTGGACCTGACTACGTTTGTTCTCTTGTATGTTCTGCCCTTGCTTGTGATCTCCATCACATACGCCATAGTGGCCAAGAAGCTCTGGCTGAGGAACGCCATTGGGGACCTCACCATGGAGCAATACTATGCCCatcagaggaagaagaagatgaCGCTGAAGATGCTGATGGTGGTGGTGGTCGTGTTTGCCGTCTGCTGGTTTCCCCTGAACTGCTACGTGGTGCTGATCTCCTGCAGGGCCATCCACAGCAGCAACGCTCTGTACTTTGCTTTCCACTGGTTCGCCATGAGCAGCACCTGCTACAACCCCTTCATCTACTGCTGGCTGAACGAGAGCTTCCGCACGGAGCTGCGGTCCCTGCTGTGCGCGTGCCGCCGCAGGAGCACGGCCCAGGGCCAtgctctgcagcccctctcccccCTGTTCCGGCACGCCAAGGCTGAGAACTGCCCGTGCCAAAGAAGCAGCACACGCCAGAAGGCACAGACGCCCTCCCAGAGGAACTCTGCCAGGACGGACATATCCAGCGTGCAGCCGATTGTGGCGGAGAGCTGA
- the LOC135304318 gene encoding G-protein coupled receptor 83-like isoform X2, with amino-acid sequence MRQHTWFPLQYMPKPFWRAENHNTTSFFSALYGFPNQSFFHSDLNLEDLGDFDSGAKYEGESQSRTVKALLIVSYSVIICISLFGNILVCHVVIKNKRMHSATNLFIVNLAVADVMITTLNTPFTLVRFVSSTWVFGKLMCHISRFVQYCSVHVSVLTLAAIALDRHQVIMHPLKPRMSMVKGGICIIIIWVMASCFSLPHAIYQTLTRFYIGGQEALAEERHWGPHHGAILCPSEEEEDDAEDADGGGGRVCRLLVSPELLRGADLLQGHPQQQRSVLCFPLVRHEQHLLQPLHLLLAERELPHGAAVPAVRVPPQEHGPGPCSAAPLPPVPARQG; translated from the exons atgAGACAGCACACCTGGTTCCCCTTGCAGTACATGCCCAAGCCCTTCTGGAGAGCAGAGAACCACAACACGACCAGCTTCTTCTCTGCACTGTACGGCTTCCCTAACCAGTCCTTCTTCCACAGTGACTTGAACCTGGAGGACCTGGGGGACTTTGACAGTGGAGCCAAGTATGAGGGCGAGTCGCAGAGCCGGACAGTGAAGGCGCTGCTGATTGTCTCCTACTCTGTGATCATCTGCATCTCTCTCTTCGGCAACATCCTGGTGTGCCACGTGGTCATCAAGAACAAGAGGATGCACTCTGCCACCAACCTCTTCATCGTAAATCTGGCTGTTGCTGATGTGATGATCACCACCCTGAACACGCCCTTCACACTG GTGAGGTTTGTGAGCAGCACCTGGGTTTTTGGGAAGCTGATGTGTCACATCAGCCGGTTTGTGCAGTACTGCTCTGTCCACGTGTCTGTGCTGACCCTTGCTGCCATCGCACTGGACCGGCACCAG GTGATCATGCACCCTCTCAAGCCACGCATGTCCATGGTGAAAGGAGGGAtttgcatcatcatcatctggGTTATGGCCAGCTGCTTCTCACTGCCCCACGCCATTTATCAGACTCTGACAAGGTTTTATATTGG TGGCCAAGAAGCTCTGGCTGAGGAACGCCATTGGGGACCTCACCATGGAGCAATACTATGCCCatcagaggaagaagaagatgaCGCTGAAGATGCTGATGGTGGTGGTGGTCGTGTTTGCCGTCTGCTGGTTTCCCCTGAACTGCTACGTGGTGCTGATCTCCTGCAGGGCCATCCACAGCAGCAACGCTCTGTACTTTGCTTTCCACTGGTTCGCCATGAGCAGCACCTGCTACAACCCCTTCATCTACTGCTGGCTGAACGAGAGCTTCCGCACGGAGCTGCGGTCCCTGCTGTGCGCGTGCCGCCGCAGGAGCACGGCCCAGGGCCAtgctctgcagcccctctcccccCTGTTCCGGCACGCCAAGGCTGA